Below is a window of Aerosakkonema funiforme FACHB-1375 DNA.
CGTGAGCGAATCCTTGTTTTCAGGGTTGTTGATATTCATAGCCGTCAGCCTTATGAATGGTTTTCAAGTATTTGGGGTGTACATCAAACTTTTGAGTGGGTAGCTGAAGAACAAAGCTTGGTCTAAAACGGATAGCAATGCGACCTGTATATTTCCCTGTATACTTCCCCGACAAAATATCAGCCTTAACAATGTCGCCAGTTTGAAATCCTTGGAAAAACTGACGCTTTGGAGCATGAGCTTTGGGGAATCCGTATTTATCGGGACGACAACGTTGACGAGTCCCGTGTCCCTTGGCTTTAACAATTAAAGTGTTGGCGATGCGATTCTCAAGAGATGGTGGTAGCCATCTCTGTTTGCGAGTTCTGTTTAAGAAACGAGGCTTGCGGTAACGGGTTTTACGGTTACGACGACCTCTTCTTAAAGACCGCCTTGATTCAAGCGCATCTTTAATCTGTTGTCCTCGATGGGTGATTTCCAAAGCATTTGTTACTCGCCCTGTCTCTTCTTGAACAACAGCAATACCAGTCACTTTAGAACCTGGATCGATTTTGATTCGGTGAGGATGAACAGTGGAACATTCT
It encodes the following:
- the iscB gene encoding RNA-guided endonuclease IscB, with product MRVFVLDKNRKPLDPCHQARARKLLNKGRAKVFKRYLFSIVLQDRTVECSTVHPHRIKIDPGSKVTGIAVVQEETGRVTNALEITHRGQQIKDALESRRSLRRGRRNRKTRYRKPRFLNRTRKQRWLPPSLENRIANTLIVKAKGHGTRQRCRPDKYGFPKAHAPKRQFFQGFQTGDIVKADILSGKYTGKYTGRIAIRFRPSFVLQLPTQKFDVHPKYLKTIHKADGYEYQQP